Proteins encoded within one genomic window of Pseudorasbora parva isolate DD20220531a chromosome 3, ASM2467924v1, whole genome shotgun sequence:
- the hs3st1l2 gene encoding heparan sulfate (glucosamine) 3-O-sulfotransferase 1-like 2: MLWTLLLALILLLLLQAQLLVCLHELRASLTSVTSATPSGTSNASTLQRLPGAIIIGVRKGGTRALLEMLNLHPDVEVAKTEIHYFNLDENFRKGLDWYRAQMPITLPGQLTVEKTPGYFTAPPAPRRIWATNPAVKLLLIVRDPAERLVSDYTQVLHNRIQQNKPYQPLEEMLLSKGHINTKYKALQRSFYYQHLARWLELFPREQIHIVDGEALIQNPFPELQKAEKFLELPPRIKPNNFYFNVTKGFYCMLSAGHDKCLDESKGRPHAPLSNEAFQKLCRYLRVPNQIFFKMVGQRFDWC; encoded by the coding sequence ATGCTGTGGACGCTCCTCCTGGCTTTGATCCTACTGCTGTTGCTCCAGGCACAGCTGCTTGTTTGTCTACATGAACTCCGAGCCTCTTTAACCTCAGTGACATCAGCGACCCCTTCTGGAACTTCCAATGCCTCGACATTGCAACGTCTGCCAGGGGCCATCATCATCGGGGTGCGCAAGGGAGGCACCAGGGCCCTGCTGGAGATGCTTAACCTCCATCCAGATGTGGAAGTAGCCAAGACCGAGATTCACTACTTCAACCTGGACGAAAACTTTCGGAAGGGTCTGGACTGGTACCGCGCCCAGATGCCCATCACCCTTCCTGGGCAGCTGACGGTGGAAAAGACCCCTGGCTACTTCACAGCACCACCGGCCCCAAGGAGGATATGGGCCACAAATCCAGCGGTGAAACTGCTGCTGATCGTTCGTGACCCTGCAGAGAGACTCGTGTCAGACTATACACAAGTTCTCCACAACCGAATTCAGCAGAACAAGCCTTACCAGCCACTGGAAGAGATGCTACTATCAAAAGGACACATCAACACTAAATACAAGGCCCTTCAGAGGAGTTTTTACTACCAGCACCTGGCCAGATGGCTGGAGCTTTTTCCCAGGGAGCAGATACACATTGTGGATGGAGAAGCACTGATTCAGAATCCGTTCCCTGAGCTGCAAAAGGCAGAGAAGTTTTTGGAACTTCCACCTCGGATAAAGCCAAACAACTTCTATTTTAATGTCACTAAGGGCTTTTACTGTATGCTCTCTGCGGGACACGACAAGTGCCTGGATGAGTCTAAAGGAAGGCCACATGCACCACTTAGCAACGAGGCTTTCCAGAAGCTTTGCCGCTACCTGCGAGTACCCAATCAAATCTTTTTCAAAATGGTGGGACAGAGGTTTGACTGGTGCTAA